A single Desulfurobacterium sp. TC5-1 DNA region contains:
- a CDS encoding KH domain-containing protein, protein MSAVKELVECIVKKLVDNPDAVNVVETEGERTVIIELKVDPKDLGKVIGKQGRTAKAVRTLISSVAAKSGKRAVLEIIE, encoded by the coding sequence ATGTCTGCAGTAAAAGAGTTAGTTGAGTGCATCGTTAAAAAGTTAGTTGACAACCCGGATGCTGTAAACGTTGTTGAAACGGAAGGAGAAAGAACTGTAATTATCGAACTGAAGGTTGACCCTAAAGACCTCGGCAAGGTTATCGGCAAACAGGGAAGAACTGCAAAAGCAGTAAGGACATTAATCTCTTCAGTTGCTGCAAAGAGCGGTAAAAGAGCAGTCCTTGAAATAATAGAATAA
- a CDS encoding ABC transporter substrate-binding protein, producing the protein MKLIKLRGRVLLALLPFFFFSCSEPSGKPAGDAVLGERVDPSKVHFQKGAYGGTLYDSSSSDPKTFNLVFAHETSSTGAVGGLFEGLTDVDIKTLKPTGRLAVSWEFKDNGRRWIFHLRKNVRWFDGKPFTADDVVFTYRDIYFNPRYPNSVKDMFEIDGKLPEIRKIDNYTVEFVLPEPFAPLLYSLSAAIFPKHVLEKSVNDGSFDNVWTVSTPPEEIVGTGPYKLVKYVPGQYLIYERNPYYYMRDDYGDKLPFVEKKVTYILPQKDTELLKFKNGELDFYGLSGDDFPALKQEEKNGNFTIYNLGPSLTADFLCFNERKGAVPDWKWRLFSNATFRRAISHAVDRKGIVLTVYNGLGFPVYTPVTSANKLYYDENAPKFPYDLKKAKALLESIGLKDRNGDGWLETPDGHKVEFNLLTNSNNPARVQIGTILKFDFKRLGIDVHFQPLDFNNLVDKLLNTHDFDAVIIGLTGSMDPNGGRNVWKSSGQLHLWNPGQKKPVTKWEAEVDRLFDEGVKELDFKKRVKIYRKAYRIICEQQPLIYIAAPVVLEAARNRVRNYFPTIWGAYKPERIFIKE; encoded by the coding sequence TTGAAACTGATAAAACTCAGGGGCAGGGTGCTTTTGGCGCTTCTGCCCTTTTTCTTTTTTTCCTGTTCTGAGCCTTCCGGCAAACCTGCAGGTGATGCTGTTCTTGGTGAAAGGGTGGATCCGTCAAAAGTCCATTTTCAGAAAGGTGCTTACGGGGGAACGCTTTACGACTCTTCCTCCTCTGATCCAAAAACTTTTAACCTTGTTTTTGCCCATGAGACGTCTTCTACAGGTGCTGTTGGTGGACTTTTTGAAGGTCTTACCGATGTTGACATTAAAACACTGAAACCTACAGGCAGGCTTGCAGTTTCGTGGGAATTTAAGGACAACGGCAGGAGGTGGATATTTCATTTAAGGAAAAATGTCAGGTGGTTTGACGGTAAACCTTTTACAGCTGACGATGTTGTTTTTACTTACAGAGATATCTACTTCAATCCCCGCTATCCCAATTCTGTTAAAGATATGTTTGAGATTGACGGTAAGTTACCGGAAATCAGGAAGATAGATAATTACACAGTTGAGTTTGTTCTGCCTGAGCCTTTTGCTCCACTTCTCTATTCACTTTCAGCAGCTATTTTCCCCAAACATGTTCTTGAAAAATCTGTAAATGATGGAAGTTTTGATAACGTATGGACTGTCTCAACGCCGCCAGAAGAAATTGTAGGGACGGGACCCTATAAACTTGTGAAATATGTTCCCGGTCAGTATCTGATTTATGAGAGGAATCCTTACTACTATATGAGAGATGATTACGGCGATAAATTACCCTTTGTAGAAAAAAAGGTTACATACATTCTCCCGCAGAAAGACACAGAACTTCTTAAGTTTAAGAATGGTGAGCTGGATTTTTATGGACTTTCCGGTGACGATTTTCCAGCCTTAAAACAAGAAGAGAAAAACGGCAACTTTACCATATATAACTTAGGTCCTTCTCTTACCGCTGATTTTTTGTGTTTTAACGAGCGAAAAGGTGCTGTTCCTGACTGGAAGTGGAGACTCTTTTCAAATGCGACTTTCAGGAGAGCCATTTCTCACGCCGTAGATAGAAAGGGTATTGTTCTGACGGTTTATAATGGGCTTGGTTTTCCCGTTTATACGCCTGTTACGTCTGCCAATAAACTCTATTACGATGAGAATGCACCTAAGTTTCCTTATGATCTTAAAAAGGCAAAGGCGTTGCTTGAAAGTATTGGATTAAAAGATAGAAACGGAGACGGGTGGCTTGAAACGCCGGATGGCCATAAAGTGGAGTTTAACCTCCTTACGAATTCCAACAATCCTGCAAGAGTTCAGATAGGCACGATTTTGAAGTTTGATTTTAAAAGACTTGGTATAGATGTTCACTTTCAACCTCTTGATTTTAACAATCTTGTTGATAAGCTTCTCAACACTCACGACTTTGATGCTGTGATTATAGGGCTTACAGGTTCTATGGATCCAAACGGCGGAAGGAATGTCTGGAAAAGTTCTGGACAGCTTCACCTGTGGAATCCGGGGCAGAAAAAGCCGGTGACCAAATGGGAAGCCGAGGTTGATAGACTTTTTGACGAAGGGGTGAAAGAGCTTGATTTTAAAAAGAGGGTGAAGATTTATAGAAAGGCGTACAGAATAATCTGTGAACAACAACCTCTCATTTACATAGCGGCTCCTGTTGTTCTTGAGGCAGCGAGGAATAGAGTTAGAAACTATTTTCCTACTATATGGGGTGCCTATAAGCCGGAACGTATTTTCATAAAAGAGTGA
- the rd gene encoding rubredoxin encodes MAKEWRCTICGYIYNQENGDPENSVPPGTPFEAIPDEWVCPICGASKDKFEPLEE; translated from the coding sequence ATGGCTAAAGAATGGCGATGCACAATATGTGGTTACATATATAATCAGGAGAATGGTGATCCTGAAAACAGCGTGCCTCCAGGAACACCATTTGAGGCAATTCCTGATGAATGGGTGTGCCCAATATGTGGGGCATCAAAAGACAAATTTGAACCGTTAGAGGAATGA
- a CDS encoding methyl-accepting chemotaxis protein, producing MGFLKKLGMEKVSRQILVVVFIPIFAAVMVLGRQAREVYRKIYAPARIMEVHFPMVESVAKLVHDLAVERGLSTAFVTQNRDKTSPVYMKLLSQRKKVDRDIKDFQYVVSHYLSSDDVHKVSAMELKKLRQEVDSGNASNIDVLTAYTGYIDEVRGNIHKLAEKELKDTVFERDLVAFNLFLKYKDTFGVERALASSIASYVNSHGANATIPKALLAFYKTVNDEEKVLRGVVDTLSFNELKKRFRSIQTTPEFNRVKEIKKIIDGERYQELAAYKPLQVFQIYTDFLKVLKRFQDEYLGLLKKRTLSFSMDAKKEMIVSLSLVVGLLLVLMFVAVLRRKILNSTNEIKGLLETINRGNLKVSMDDVSGNDEFAEMKRLINGLIGTFKSVISEVDKVSEKISRGDFEISTSKSVFRGDFKVLERNLQKIVETLKAFMSEMNLVTESLSNGRLDVTVNEKGFEGRYREIVHGLSEIVDNFRKVVDVVNKMAEDLADAKFKTYDETLLPGELKSIVKNINLASNDIKKAMDTLASILEQADIQQEIDVESFKGDLRKVGEAANTFALTMRNIIREINRFVNELESGNLSVELDDSKFPESLKTLKDALVGIQNTFLTIRDSLLLATRKLAGGNLMVRMNEDELKGDLKEIAVSFNKGIESLGKSIGLSIDTLKKAVVLLENKVDSLSEVMEKILYQTDKTNAVSGSIEKTSKDIADLAGEVLEVNKLSSKNLQIVDEAESIIDEIKKLLDERTKELGSIVEIIFQIATQTNLLALNAAIEAARAGEAGRGFAVVADEVRKLAQKVVSATDQIKATVSNINKDIREKVIDNVSRAFENIKESMEELEKIVVKVSEEAKSESESIEEVAKTVKEVAEIATRNVDDLKEVVEGITRVSEKIKELEEELNRFKV from the coding sequence ATGGGCTTTTTAAAAAAGCTTGGCATGGAAAAGGTAAGCAGACAGATTCTTGTTGTTGTATTTATTCCTATTTTTGCCGCTGTTATGGTGCTTGGCAGGCAGGCAAGAGAAGTTTACAGGAAGATTTATGCTCCTGCCAGGATAATGGAAGTTCATTTTCCCATGGTTGAATCAGTTGCAAAACTTGTCCATGACCTTGCTGTTGAGAGAGGGTTATCAACGGCTTTTGTTACTCAAAACAGAGATAAAACTTCTCCTGTATATATGAAGCTTTTATCCCAGAGGAAGAAAGTGGACAGGGATATTAAAGATTTTCAGTATGTTGTTTCTCATTATCTTTCATCTGACGATGTGCATAAAGTTTCCGCGATGGAGCTCAAAAAATTGAGGCAGGAAGTTGACAGTGGAAATGCTTCCAACATAGATGTTTTAACGGCTTATACAGGCTATATTGATGAAGTGAGAGGTAACATTCACAAGCTGGCCGAGAAAGAACTAAAGGATACTGTTTTTGAAAGAGACCTTGTTGCTTTTAACCTTTTCCTGAAGTACAAAGATACTTTTGGTGTTGAAAGAGCTCTTGCATCAAGTATTGCTTCTTACGTAAATTCTCATGGTGCAAACGCTACAATACCGAAAGCGCTGCTTGCCTTTTATAAAACTGTAAACGACGAAGAGAAGGTTTTGAGAGGAGTCGTTGATACGCTTTCTTTTAACGAATTAAAAAAGAGATTCCGTTCTATACAGACAACACCTGAATTTAACAGGGTTAAAGAAATAAAAAAGATAATAGACGGTGAAAGATATCAGGAACTTGCCGCATATAAGCCTCTTCAGGTTTTCCAGATTTACACAGACTTTTTGAAGGTTTTAAAAAGGTTTCAAGATGAGTATCTCGGTCTTCTGAAAAAAAGGACGTTAAGTTTTTCCATGGATGCAAAGAAGGAGATGATTGTATCTTTATCTCTTGTCGTCGGTCTTTTGTTGGTTTTGATGTTTGTTGCCGTTTTGAGACGGAAGATACTTAATTCAACAAATGAGATAAAAGGGCTGCTTGAAACCATTAACAGGGGAAATTTAAAGGTTTCAATGGATGACGTTTCAGGTAATGATGAATTTGCCGAAATGAAGCGTTTGATTAATGGACTGATAGGAACTTTTAAAAGTGTAATTTCCGAAGTCGATAAAGTTTCTGAGAAAATTTCAAGAGGTGATTTTGAAATTTCAACGAGTAAGAGTGTGTTCAGGGGAGACTTTAAAGTTCTTGAGAGGAATCTACAAAAAATAGTTGAAACACTGAAGGCTTTTATGTCTGAAATGAATCTTGTTACGGAGAGTCTATCTAACGGTAGATTGGATGTGACTGTAAATGAGAAAGGTTTTGAGGGAAGATACAGGGAGATTGTTCACGGTTTATCAGAGATAGTTGATAACTTCAGGAAGGTTGTTGATGTAGTCAATAAAATGGCTGAAGATCTTGCAGATGCGAAGTTTAAGACATACGACGAAACACTACTGCCAGGGGAACTTAAGTCTATTGTAAAGAATATAAATCTTGCTTCTAACGACATAAAGAAGGCCATGGATACACTTGCCTCTATCTTAGAGCAGGCTGATATACAGCAGGAAATAGATGTTGAATCGTTCAAGGGAGACTTAAGAAAAGTTGGGGAGGCGGCAAATACATTTGCTCTCACGATGAGAAACATAATCAGGGAAATAAACAGGTTTGTTAATGAGCTTGAGAGTGGAAACTTAAGTGTTGAGCTTGACGATTCAAAATTCCCGGAATCTTTGAAAACCCTGAAGGATGCCCTTGTAGGTATTCAAAATACTTTCCTTACCATAAGAGATTCTCTTCTCCTTGCTACTCGTAAACTTGCAGGTGGTAATCTTATGGTAAGGATGAATGAAGATGAACTTAAGGGTGACCTGAAAGAGATAGCTGTATCGTTCAATAAAGGTATTGAATCTCTTGGGAAGTCTATAGGTCTATCTATCGATACGCTTAAGAAGGCGGTAGTTCTCCTTGAAAACAAGGTTGATAGTCTTTCAGAAGTAATGGAGAAGATTCTTTATCAAACTGATAAGACCAACGCAGTTTCTGGCTCTATAGAGAAGACCTCAAAGGATATAGCTGATCTTGCGGGGGAAGTTCTTGAAGTTAACAAGCTTTCTTCTAAAAACTTACAGATAGTTGACGAAGCGGAGAGTATTATTGATGAAATTAAGAAGCTTCTTGATGAAAGAACGAAGGAATTGGGTTCGATTGTTGAGATTATCTTCCAGATAGCAACTCAGACGAACCTTCTTGCTCTCAACGCTGCCATTGAAGCTGCAAGGGCAGGTGAAGCTGGTAGAGGTTTTGCCGTAGTTGCTGACGAGGTGAGGAAGCTGGCTCAGAAGGTTGTTTCTGCTACGGATCAGATAAAGGCGACAGTTTCCAACATAAACAAAGATATAAGAGAGAAGGTTATAGATAACGTTTCAAGGGCTTTTGAAAACATAAAAGAGTCGATGGAAGAGCTCGAAAAGATTGTAGTTAAGGTTTCTGAAGAGGCGAAGTCAGAATCTGAGTCTATAGAAGAGGTTGCTAAGACGGTAAAGGAGGTTGCAGAGATAGCCACAAGAAATGTGGATGATTTAAAAGAAGTGGTTGAGGGAATAACCAGAGTTTCTGAAAAGATTAAGGAACTTGAAGAAGAGCTAAACAGGTTTAAGGTTTAA
- a CDS encoding cytochrome c3 family protein — translation MRKTLAILLSVVAIPTVSHAKLEKSMKKDCLVCHQNWLLEAKVSSPRLLTDRTLMAGDTIMCLTCHDGSMADDRLTFLNFGKHSHPVDVKVPEDMKIPKKFPLHNGRLFCGTCHTPHSEVGSQDKLDYTFMRFKNTDSSMCIDCHKNNTGHGNHPILADTAGKMSSSVIAKIESLHGRVGKDGEVTCQSCHAAHKGQGEHALITSNKDSQLCSVCHTEELNSPEHRNKMSHPVLVAVDSLGVKPSDTGLKFGDSGKVECYTCHKVHHSDEKRLLAESPKSLCVACHVSEKTILHSKHGFADKDACLECHTAHKAVGANLWGRKLNDKATAYAVYLEASDADRMCISCHYPGGEAPDMGTISHPTNVETKFRSLPLKKGRVACVTCHNPHKWSAVGAPKSDRANGSFLRVPEKDLCSRCHPGNCACKKGVHGAIDNRNVLGETPRNAGRCAACHVPHKAVGAYLKGIRGGEGLDNVSAFCMACHGEGGVARAKVMAGKFKDHPIDVRTKDGKVVTCASCHNPHSGNPYALIVPVEGDSALCLKCHKDKNLKGTAHYLVAKSESIEKNGQCSACHTPHNPKGPTLWNRELGEGKTINERQCTSCHAPGKMAASLTTGKISHPLGGKVETDAVPAINQKTGVPGEGVVDCASCHDPHGSAAGKPFLRVTNRGSKLCISCHKTEAAIKGTGHDVNGQMCSACHVPHQAKGAFLWKIELKNFTYPNGETVDRASSYCLTCHSKGGVAENATVEYFFHPRADFDIVAQDRPGRKGKWPIFAENGTEVKRAGAIACETCHDAHIHGKTYFLRNRTIAGSTCVDCHGDEALIRYMWYHKKEVRQSTSSYK, via the coding sequence ATGAGGAAGACCTTAGCTATTCTCCTATCAGTGGTTGCGATACCAACAGTTTCTCATGCGAAGCTTGAGAAGAGCATGAAGAAGGACTGTCTGGTTTGTCACCAGAACTGGCTGCTGGAAGCTAAGGTGAGTTCTCCCAGGCTTCTTACCGATAGGACTTTAATGGCAGGGGATACGATAATGTGTTTAACCTGTCATGACGGCTCTATGGCCGATGACAGGTTAACTTTCCTTAACTTTGGTAAGCATTCCCACCCTGTTGATGTTAAAGTTCCTGAAGATATGAAGATTCCCAAGAAGTTCCCTCTCCATAATGGGAGGCTTTTCTGCGGTACCTGTCATACGCCTCACTCAGAGGTCGGCAGCCAGGACAAATTGGACTACACCTTCATGCGGTTTAAAAATACAGATTCAAGCATGTGTATAGATTGTCACAAGAACAATACAGGTCACGGTAACCATCCTATCCTTGCCGATACTGCAGGAAAGATGTCTTCATCCGTTATAGCCAAGATAGAGTCTCTACACGGCAGGGTCGGTAAGGATGGAGAAGTTACCTGTCAGTCATGTCACGCTGCCCACAAAGGTCAGGGTGAACATGCGCTTATTACATCAAATAAAGATTCTCAGCTCTGTTCAGTGTGCCACACAGAGGAGCTCAATTCACCTGAGCACAGGAATAAAATGTCTCACCCGGTTCTTGTTGCTGTAGATTCTCTTGGTGTTAAGCCTTCTGACACAGGCTTAAAGTTTGGTGATAGTGGTAAGGTTGAGTGTTACACATGTCACAAGGTTCACCATTCAGATGAAAAGAGGCTCCTTGCAGAATCACCCAAGTCTCTCTGTGTTGCCTGTCACGTTTCAGAGAAGACCATTCTCCATTCAAAACATGGATTCGCAGACAAAGACGCCTGTCTTGAGTGTCATACAGCGCACAAGGCAGTCGGTGCAAACCTCTGGGGTAGAAAGCTTAATGATAAAGCCACAGCTTATGCTGTTTATCTTGAGGCGTCTGACGCAGATAGAATGTGTATTTCATGTCACTATCCTGGCGGTGAAGCACCTGACATGGGTACTATTTCCCACCCAACAAATGTTGAAACGAAGTTTAGGTCTCTGCCGCTCAAAAAGGGCAGGGTTGCCTGTGTTACCTGCCACAATCCCCACAAGTGGAGTGCCGTTGGTGCTCCAAAGAGTGACAGGGCAAACGGCAGTTTCCTCAGGGTGCCAGAAAAAGACCTGTGTAGTAGATGTCATCCAGGCAACTGTGCATGTAAAAAGGGTGTTCACGGTGCCATTGACAATAGAAATGTTCTCGGAGAAACGCCAAGGAATGCTGGAAGGTGTGCCGCTTGCCACGTTCCACACAAGGCAGTCGGTGCATACCTTAAAGGTATCAGAGGAGGAGAAGGCCTTGATAACGTTTCAGCTTTCTGTATGGCGTGCCACGGTGAAGGCGGCGTAGCCAGAGCGAAAGTTATGGCGGGCAAGTTTAAAGATCACCCAATTGATGTCAGAACAAAAGACGGCAAAGTTGTTACATGTGCAAGCTGTCATAATCCGCACAGCGGTAATCCATATGCTCTCATTGTGCCGGTCGAGGGTGATTCAGCCCTCTGTCTTAAGTGTCATAAAGATAAAAATCTTAAAGGAACAGCACACTATCTTGTGGCTAAAAGTGAAAGTATTGAGAAAAACGGGCAGTGCTCTGCTTGCCATACACCCCACAATCCTAAAGGTCCGACTCTCTGGAATAGAGAGCTTGGTGAAGGCAAGACGATTAACGAGAGACAGTGTACTTCCTGTCACGCTCCCGGTAAAATGGCTGCAAGCCTCACGACCGGTAAAATTTCGCATCCGCTTGGTGGGAAAGTTGAAACGGACGCTGTTCCTGCTATTAATCAGAAGACAGGCGTTCCCGGTGAAGGTGTTGTTGACTGTGCAAGCTGTCACGATCCGCACGGTAGCGCTGCCGGTAAACCATTCCTCAGGGTTACAAACAGGGGAAGCAAGCTCTGTATCTCATGTCACAAGACAGAAGCGGCAATTAAAGGGACAGGTCATGATGTTAATGGGCAGATGTGTTCTGCATGTCACGTACCTCACCAGGCTAAAGGTGCTTTCCTGTGGAAGATTGAACTTAAGAACTTTACATATCCTAACGGCGAAACCGTTGATAGAGCATCATCCTACTGTCTCACCTGTCACAGCAAAGGTGGCGTAGCAGAAAATGCTACAGTTGAATACTTCTTCCATCCAAGGGCTGACTTTGATATTGTTGCCCAGGATAGACCCGGCAGGAAAGGTAAATGGCCTATATTTGCGGAGAATGGCACAGAAGTGAAGAGGGCTGGGGCAATTGCGTGTGAGACATGTCACGATGCACACATACATGGAAAAACTTACTTCTTAAGAAATAGGACGATTGCTGGAAGCACCTGTGTTGACTGCCACGGCGACGAGGCTCTTATTAGGTACATGTGGTACCATAAAAAGGAGGTTAGGCAGTCCACATCAAGCTATAAGTAA
- a CDS encoding DUF475 domain-containing protein: protein MGRFKKLLVEFGIIFLISWIIEFAYMGIKGVLEGTLLSFLEVSLSFDNAVMNALVLATMTPKWRKRFITWGILTAVFGMRFLFPVLIVSLTAGISFKETIDIAFKHPAIYAEHLEHAEPLILAFGGSFLLMVFINWLFDAGKNLHWIKFFEEGASKVARLGEIKLIFALAIVFVIGLLKQQENITLAMILGVLLFEIVHFVKNAIEYFKKKDYFSGDSGWASFLYLELLDASCSLDGTVGAFAISQNLIIITLGLSVGAFILRSLTVYFVDTGRLQHLPYLEHGAHWGIGGLGIMMLLELFFSIPEVVISLTALVFILSSLYSSLRKGGQLL, encoded by the coding sequence ATGGGTAGATTTAAGAAGTTGCTTGTTGAGTTTGGAATTATTTTTCTCATAAGCTGGATAATTGAATTTGCCTATATGGGAATAAAAGGTGTTCTTGAGGGGACGCTTCTTTCGTTTCTTGAGGTTTCTCTTTCCTTTGACAACGCTGTTATGAATGCTCTTGTCTTAGCTACGATGACACCAAAGTGGCGGAAAAGGTTTATTACTTGGGGGATTCTTACGGCTGTGTTTGGCATGCGGTTTCTCTTTCCTGTTTTGATAGTTTCTCTCACTGCCGGGATTTCTTTTAAAGAAACGATAGATATAGCTTTCAAGCATCCTGCCATTTATGCGGAGCATCTTGAGCATGCAGAACCGCTTATCCTTGCTTTTGGCGGTTCTTTTCTTTTGATGGTATTTATAAACTGGTTGTTTGATGCTGGGAAGAATCTTCACTGGATAAAATTTTTTGAAGAGGGAGCTTCAAAAGTTGCAAGGTTAGGAGAGATAAAACTTATTTTTGCCCTTGCTATTGTTTTTGTAATTGGTTTGTTAAAGCAGCAGGAAAACATCACGCTTGCCATGATTTTGGGAGTTCTCCTTTTTGAAATTGTTCATTTTGTTAAAAATGCTATTGAGTATTTTAAAAAGAAAGATTACTTTTCAGGAGACAGCGGTTGGGCAAGCTTTCTCTATCTTGAGCTTTTAGATGCTTCCTGTTCGCTTGATGGAACGGTTGGTGCATTTGCTATAAGCCAGAATCTCATAATTATCACTCTCGGCCTTTCTGTCGGTGCTTTTATCCTTCGTTCACTTACCGTTTATTTTGTGGATACCGGTAGGTTACAGCATCTTCCCTATCTTGAACACGGAGCTCACTGGGGTATCGGTGGTTTAGGGATAATGATGCTGCTTGAACTATTCTTCTCAATTCCTGAGGTGGTTATAAGTTTGACGGCTCTTGTTTTTATACTCTCTTCTCTTTACTCTTCCTTAAGGAAAGGAGGGCAGCTGCTATAA
- a CDS encoding sodium:proton antiporter: protein MVEEIGAHMPLWLTIPFAGILLSIAILPLVASHFWHKHFGKVSAFWAVACAVPFIAMYKGIAVHDILHTILVEYIPFLVLLGALYTIAGGIYIKGSFVGKPIFNTALLFIGAMLASLMGTTGAAMLLVRPLIRANRWRKYKTFVIVFFIFLVANIGGALTPLGDPPLFLGFLKGVPFFFTLRLIPIWITAVLIVLGIFFAVDSYYYAKEDKTTIPIGDEKFEILGSINFLFLIGVLGAVLLSGIVHLPQISVFGVHLHLQDVLRDLILVVLAVLSILLTPPMVREKNEFTWFPIKEVAILFIGIFIAMIPCLKILEAGEHGPAGGLIHMLSEPYHYFWATGSLSSFLDNAPTYLTFLMTALGKFYPGVPVKVAVHKLIATHSIYLEAISAGAVFFGAITYIGNAPNFMVASIAREQGVEMPSFFGYIIKYSIPVLVTTFVILTVVFFK from the coding sequence ATGGTTGAAGAGATTGGAGCCCACATGCCCCTATGGTTGACCATACCTTTTGCTGGAATTCTCCTTTCCATTGCCATTTTGCCTCTTGTTGCTTCACACTTCTGGCATAAACATTTTGGTAAGGTTTCAGCCTTTTGGGCAGTCGCATGTGCAGTTCCTTTTATTGCTATGTACAAAGGTATTGCAGTTCACGATATTTTGCACACGATTCTGGTTGAATATATTCCGTTCCTTGTTCTCCTTGGAGCTCTTTATACGATTGCAGGGGGTATCTATATAAAAGGTTCCTTTGTGGGGAAGCCGATTTTTAATACGGCTCTTCTCTTTATAGGTGCTATGCTTGCATCTCTTATGGGAACTACAGGTGCGGCTATGCTGCTTGTGAGGCCTTTAATAAGGGCTAACAGGTGGAGAAAGTATAAAACGTTTGTTATTGTTTTCTTCATTTTCTTAGTCGCAAATATTGGTGGTGCTTTGACGCCTCTTGGTGATCCGCCTCTCTTTCTTGGTTTTCTAAAAGGGGTTCCCTTTTTCTTCACTCTAAGGCTTATTCCGATATGGATAACAGCTGTGTTGATTGTTCTTGGTATCTTTTTTGCAGTTGATTCTTATTACTATGCAAAAGAAGATAAAACGACCATTCCGATAGGTGATGAGAAGTTTGAAATTCTTGGTTCTATTAATTTTCTGTTTCTTATAGGCGTTTTGGGGGCTGTTCTCTTAAGCGGCATTGTACATCTCCCTCAGATAAGTGTTTTTGGGGTGCATCTTCATCTACAGGATGTTTTGAGGGACTTGATTCTCGTCGTTCTTGCGGTTCTTTCAATTCTTTTAACGCCACCGATGGTAAGAGAAAAGAACGAGTTTACCTGGTTTCCAATAAAAGAGGTCGCTATCCTATTTATAGGTATCTTTATTGCGATGATTCCGTGTCTTAAAATTCTTGAAGCTGGTGAACATGGACCGGCAGGTGGGTTGATCCATATGCTTTCCGAACCTTACCACTATTTCTGGGCTACAGGTTCCCTTTCTTCTTTCCTTGATAATGCACCAACATACCTTACATTTTTAATGACAGCTCTTGGGAAGTTTTATCCGGGTGTTCCTGTTAAGGTTGCTGTCCATAAATTGATAGCGACACATTCTATATATCTTGAGGCTATTTCTGCAGGTGCCGTTTTCTTTGGTGCAATTACCTATATTGGAAATGCGCCAAATTTTATGGTTGCTTCTATCGCAAGGGAACAGGGCGTTGAGATGCCTTCTTTCTTTGGATATATAATAAAGTATTCAATTCCTGTTCTTGTTACGACTTTTGTGATTCTTACTGTTGTCTTTTTTAAATAA
- a CDS encoding glycosyltransferase family 9 protein, translated as MKVLLIRLSSIGDVILISSVFNALKKAGAEIDILTDKSIAPIFVPDTRIRKVMGVNKNRLSFQAIKELADNLKKENYNYVFDLHNILKTRLLSKFLPFKTIRYNKQSLWRREVIFFKFLKRKKQLFIPELYAKAVRKAGIEVEENPTPEIFIPEETELHISRLLPHKKFVVIAPGARWEGKAYPIRKYKRIAQILRRVGFEVVTVGGKEDVEAGMEITGAYNLNFCGRLTLLESMAVIKQAEFVISNDSSAVHMARAVKTKVAVIYGATHPCFGFAPLESEGTVIRKELPCNPCSLHGKVRCEHLKCLDIPPKEVVTKALQMIS; from the coding sequence ATGAAAGTTTTACTCATAAGACTTTCTTCAATAGGGGACGTTATACTTATCTCTTCTGTTTTTAACGCACTCAAAAAAGCCGGAGCGGAAATTGACATACTAACAGATAAATCCATAGCCCCCATATTCGTGCCCGATACCCGCATCAGAAAGGTCATGGGCGTCAACAAAAACAGACTATCATTTCAGGCTATAAAAGAGTTAGCGGATAACCTTAAAAAGGAAAACTACAACTATGTTTTTGATTTACATAACATCCTGAAAACGCGGTTACTTTCAAAGTTTTTACCTTTTAAAACCATACGGTACAACAAACAGTCCCTCTGGCGAAGAGAGGTAATATTCTTCAAGTTTTTAAAAAGGAAAAAGCAGCTTTTCATCCCTGAACTTTATGCAAAAGCCGTCAGAAAAGCCGGTATAGAGGTCGAAGAAAATCCCACCCCGGAAATATTCATTCCTGAAGAAACGGAATTACACATATCAAGACTTTTACCCCACAAAAAATTTGTTGTAATCGCACCGGGAGCCAGATGGGAAGGTAAAGCTTACCCAATAAGGAAGTACAAGCGAATTGCACAGATATTGAGAAGGGTTGGTTTTGAGGTCGTTACAGTCGGCGGAAAGGAAGATGTGGAAGCCGGTATGGAAATAACGGGCGCTTACAATTTGAACTTCTGCGGAAGATTAACCCTCCTTGAATCAATGGCGGTAATAAAGCAGGCCGAATTCGTCATATCCAACGACTCCTCTGCAGTTCACATGGCAAGGGCTGTAAAAACAAAAGTAGCAGTTATTTACGGTGCAACCCATCCATGTTTTGGATTTGCTCCCCTTGAATCCGAAGGAACCGTAATAAGGAAAGAACTCCCTTGTAACCCGTGCTCTCTCCACGGGAAGGTTAGATGCGAACACCTCAAGTGCCTTGACATACCGCCAAAAGAGGTAGTTACAAAAGCACTCCAAATGATATCGTAA